The following are encoded together in the Bacteroidales bacterium MB20-C3-3 genome:
- the sucD gene encoding succinate--CoA ligase subunit alpha, whose protein sequence is MSILIDKNSKILVQGITGRDGGFHASKMKEYGTRIVGGTSPGKGGALHDGIPVFNTMTLAVKETAADTSIIFVPAAFVKDAIMEAAESGIKLIIVITEGVPTLDYIAARHYAVAMGARIIGPNCPGLISPGKSLVGIMPGNIFTPGRTGVISRSGTLTYEVVYNLTRAGIGQSTAVGIGGDPVAGLYYIDLLQMFQGDPDTDSIVMIGEIGGDAEERAAAFIKDHVTKPVFSFIAGQTAPADKRMGHAGAIISSGTGSAREKIAALEAAGVTVVDEPAKIPAKIKALV, encoded by the coding sequence ATGAGTATACTAATAGATAAAAACAGTAAGATTTTGGTGCAGGGGATTACCGGAAGGGATGGTGGTTTTCACGCATCAAAGATGAAGGAGTACGGTACTCGTATTGTGGGAGGCACTTCTCCCGGGAAAGGGGGAGCTCTTCACGATGGAATTCCTGTGTTTAATACTATGACGCTTGCCGTTAAGGAGACGGCTGCAGATACTTCTATTATTTTTGTCCCTGCAGCTTTTGTAAAAGATGCAATTATGGAGGCGGCTGAGAGTGGTATTAAATTGATTATTGTAATTACCGAAGGGGTGCCTACCCTTGATTATATTGCGGCCAGACACTATGCCGTTGCAATGGGGGCAAGAATTATCGGCCCAAATTGTCCGGGACTTATATCTCCCGGTAAATCTCTTGTGGGGATAATGCCCGGCAATATTTTTACCCCCGGAAGGACAGGGGTTATATCAAGAAGTGGTACTCTAACATATGAGGTAGTATACAACCTTACCAGAGCAGGGATTGGGCAGTCAACAGCTGTTGGAATAGGTGGTGATCCTGTTGCCGGTCTCTACTATATTGATCTGCTGCAGATGTTTCAAGGGGATCCTGACACCGATTCCATTGTAATGATTGGAGAAATTGGGGGTGATGCCGAGGAGAGGGCTGCTGCATTTATTAAGGATCATGTAACAAAACCTGTTTTCTCATTTATTGCCGGACAGACTGCCCCGGCAGACAAACGGATGGGTCACGCCGGAGCCATTATCTCCAGCGGCACCGGATCTGCCCGCGAAAAGATTGCCGCCCTTGAGGCCGCCGGTGTAACAGTAGTTGACGAACCTGCTAAAATTCCGGCGAAAATCAAGGCGTTGGTGTAA
- a CDS encoding patatin-like phospholipase family protein has translation MKTILTIDGGGIRGVIPAAILANLEERLRVASKNSDLRLADCFDLMSGTSTGGILSILYLTPKRYTGAQILEFYRELGPKLFHRSLSQKLISGFGLFSSRYKEDALYNFAREILGDATISEVAKDCLVTSYEMTTRKALLFTKSDVGKYGSLADYRLCDIVRATSAAPTYFKPAKVYPKSSEALKREGISEENIPFRNLVDGGIYANNPSMCALVEAIKLWPEESVKGFMMISAGTGKADRSYPYEKVRRFGFIGWLSPILDIMLSSVAETVDYQMRQVCKSLDCSGNYIRIEPALLNADVDMDLATEKNIRELFNAAQHYIDHNGDLLDTIVDNLLKRQ, from the coding sequence ATGAAAACAATTCTCACCATTGACGGAGGAGGAATCCGTGGTGTGATTCCGGCTGCCATCCTTGCAAACCTGGAGGAGCGGCTGCGAGTTGCCTCAAAAAACAGTGATCTCAGACTCGCAGATTGTTTTGACCTTATGTCAGGAACCTCAACGGGTGGCATTCTATCTATCCTCTACCTCACTCCAAAGCGCTACACCGGTGCGCAGATTCTTGAGTTCTACAGGGAGCTTGGGCCAAAACTATTCCACAGGAGTCTTTCGCAAAAGCTGATCTCCGGGTTTGGACTCTTCTCAAGCAGATACAAAGAGGATGCCTTGTATAATTTTGCCAGGGAGATTTTGGGTGATGCTACTATCTCTGAGGTGGCAAAAGATTGTCTTGTTACATCTTACGAAATGACCACAAGAAAGGCTCTGCTATTTACAAAGAGTGATGTAGGAAAATATGGCAGTCTGGCAGATTACAGACTCTGCGATATTGTCCGCGCCACATCGGCAGCTCCTACCTATTTTAAGCCGGCAAAAGTATATCCAAAGAGCTCTGAGGCTTTAAAGCGCGAGGGTATCTCAGAGGAGAACATCCCTTTCAGGAATCTGGTTGATGGTGGTATCTATGCTAATAATCCCTCTATGTGCGCACTTGTTGAGGCTATCAAACTCTGGCCTGAAGAGAGCGTTAAAGGGTTTATGATGATATCGGCAGGAACAGGAAAGGCGGATCGCTCTTACCCCTACGAGAAGGTCAGGAGATTTGGATTTATCGGGTGGCTTAGCCCAATCCTGGATATTATGCTCTCCTCAGTTGCAGAGACAGTGGACTACCAGATGAGACAGGTTTGTAAATCTTTGGATTGCTCGGGAAACTATATCAGGATAGAGCCTGCTCTTCTAAATGCCGATGTTGATATGGATCTTGCAACGGAGAAGAATATTCGTGAACTTTTTAATGCAGCTCAGCACTACATTGATCACAATGGTGACTTACTGGATACTATTGTAGATAATCTTCTGAAGAGACAATAA
- the rfbD gene encoding dTDP-4-dehydrorhamnose reductase produces MGSDIKSDSRSRILVTGGSGQLGSELKRLLGTNPSIFYTDVNELDITKREAVERFLLDNDIEIVINCAAYTAVDKAEDEETAAGKVNASAPRNLADSAIAVWRAGASAKGGPLIIHISTDYVFDGKSNRPYTEDFPTAPASAYGRTKLEGEQALINSGCNYIILRTSWLYSAFGSNFVKTILRLTGERDSLDVVFDQVGTPTFAGDLATVICKVLTKWELSTDKERRDLCGIYNFSNEGVCSWYDFAKEIVKRGGNSCKINPVTSDKFITKAVRPAYSVLDKRKIKETFGLVIRHWMEPLDDEKFWKNIQI; encoded by the coding sequence ATGGGAAGTGATATCAAGAGTGATTCAAGGAGCCGCATTCTGGTAACCGGTGGCAGCGGTCAGCTTGGAAGTGAACTCAAAAGGTTACTGGGTACAAATCCATCAATATTCTATACAGATGTAAATGAACTGGATATCACTAAAAGGGAGGCGGTTGAACGATTTTTGCTTGATAATGATATTGAGATTGTAATAAATTGTGCGGCCTACACAGCTGTAGACAAAGCAGAAGATGAGGAGACTGCTGCCGGTAAGGTAAATGCCTCTGCTCCCCGCAATCTGGCTGACTCTGCAATTGCCGTATGGCGGGCAGGTGCTTCGGCAAAGGGGGGGCCTTTGATTATTCACATCTCTACTGATTATGTGTTTGACGGGAAGTCAAATCGGCCTTATACCGAGGATTTTCCTACTGCTCCCGCCTCCGCTTATGGTCGGACCAAACTTGAGGGAGAGCAGGCTCTGATTAATTCAGGCTGCAACTATATCATTTTAAGAACCTCCTGGCTCTATTCAGCATTTGGTTCAAACTTTGTTAAAACAATACTACGCCTTACCGGCGAACGGGATTCTCTGGATGTGGTATTTGACCAGGTGGGTACCCCCACCTTTGCCGGGGACCTTGCCACAGTTATTTGCAAGGTATTAACCAAATGGGAGTTATCAACTGACAAAGAGAGGAGAGATCTTTGTGGTATTTACAATTTTTCAAACGAGGGTGTCTGCTCCTGGTATGATTTTGCAAAAGAGATTGTTAAAAGAGGGGGAAATAGCTGCAAGATAAATCCTGTTACCTCTGACAAATTCATAACTAAGGCTGTAAGACCTGCATACTCCGTCCTGGATAAAAGAAAAATAAAAGAGACCTTTGGTTTGGTTATACGACACTGGATGGAACCACTCGATGATGAAAAATTCTGGAAAAATATTCAAATATGA
- a CDS encoding restriction endonuclease, producing MDKEIFVRKASGELEQFSAEKLRGSLKRSGADDGVIEEIIDEIVGWIEELNGNSAPPTTRNIYNKAFTLLRRMTSGNAARYKLKNAMMEMGPTGHPFEYFMGEVYRLLGYEHIEVAQVLRGHCLTHEVDVVATRRLAGEKMDQLIVECKYYQSTGKNANVQVSLYVHSRMQDIFGVRKKMPEYANYTFKGGIATNTRFSSDAIAYGEYAGLKLLSWDYPRGNGLRDIIDRERIYPITVLTTLTRTQKDLLMNRGIVICRQLKENPEIINELSLPPTRLRKLHEELAGLLH from the coding sequence ATGGATAAAGAGATATTTGTTAGGAAGGCCTCCGGCGAGCTGGAGCAATTCTCCGCCGAGAAGCTTAGAGGTTCACTTAAGCGCTCCGGTGCTGATGATGGTGTAATTGAAGAGATAATTGATGAGATTGTCGGGTGGATTGAGGAGCTTAACGGAAACTCAGCCCCTCCCACAACCAGAAATATTTACAATAAGGCATTCACTCTGCTGAGAAGAATGACGAGCGGCAATGCAGCAAGATACAAATTAAAGAATGCTATGATGGAGATGGGACCAACCGGGCATCCATTTGAGTATTTTATGGGAGAGGTATACAGGTTACTAGGTTATGAACACATTGAAGTTGCTCAGGTTTTAAGGGGGCACTGTCTCACCCACGAGGTAGATGTTGTTGCAACCAGACGCCTTGCAGGCGAAAAGATGGATCAACTTATTGTAGAGTGTAAGTATTACCAGAGCACAGGGAAAAATGCAAATGTTCAGGTCTCACTCTATGTACACTCAAGGATGCAGGATATTTTCGGAGTCCGCAAAAAGATGCCCGAATATGCAAATTATACCTTCAAGGGGGGTATTGCCACAAACACCAGGTTCTCTTCTGATGCAATTGCTTACGGAGAATACGCAGGTCTAAAACTTCTGAGCTGGGACTATCCCCGCGGTAATGGGCTCAGAGATATTATTGACAGAGAGCGAATCTATCCCATCACAGTCCTGACAACACTTACCCGCACCCAGAAAGATCTCCTTATGAATCGTGGTATTGTTATATGCCGTCAGCTAAAAGAGAATCCAGAAATAATAAACGAACTATCTCTTCCCCCAACCCGCCTCCGTAAACTACACGAAGAGCTTGCCGGGCTTTTACACTAG
- a CDS encoding ferritin: MKFNKKVEEILNKQVNAEFWSAFMYLSMSAWFENQGLKGMANWMRVQYLEETSHAMKIHDFIISRGGEAKLAAIDAVPTDWKNITEVFEETYKHECKVTEMIHNCYNVAAAEKDHATTNMLQWFIDEQVEEEQNVIEILDQLKLIGDKGQGVFMLNKELSTRVFVDATKTA; this comes from the coding sequence ATGAAATTCAACAAAAAAGTTGAGGAGATCCTCAATAAACAGGTTAACGCAGAATTCTGGTCTGCATTTATGTATCTTTCAATGTCTGCCTGGTTTGAAAACCAAGGCCTTAAAGGAATGGCAAACTGGATGAGAGTTCAGTACCTTGAAGAGACTTCACACGCAATGAAAATCCATGATTTCATTATCAGCCGCGGAGGTGAAGCAAAACTTGCAGCTATTGATGCAGTCCCTACAGACTGGAAAAATATTACCGAGGTGTTTGAAGAGACATACAAACATGAGTGTAAAGTAACCGAGATGATTCACAACTGTTACAATGTAGCCGCAGCCGAGAAAGATCACGCAACCACCAACATGCTTCAGTGGTTTATCGACGAGCAGGTTGAGGAGGAGCAGAATGTAATAGAGATTCTGGACCAGCTCAAACTAATCGGAGACAAAGGTCAGGGAGTCTTTATGCTTAACAAAGAGCTCTCAACAAGAGTCTTCGTTGACGCAACAAAAACAGCGTAA
- the rfbC gene encoding dTDP-4-dehydrorhamnose 3,5-epimerase — MKITETEIKGVFLIEPVVRGDSRGYFMESFLKDKFCREVADTVFVQENESFSNRGVVRGLHYQLPPAAQSKLIRVVTGKILDVAVDIRRGSPTFGRHIITELSSENKCQLFIPKGFAHGFSVLEDNTIVQYKTDNYYSPENEAALLWSDPALGIDWGLEHEEIILSEKDKNHPPLSDAKLFDYNTKLY, encoded by the coding sequence ATGAAAATTACAGAAACGGAGATTAAGGGGGTATTTCTTATTGAACCTGTAGTCAGGGGAGATTCCAGGGGATACTTTATGGAGAGTTTTCTTAAGGATAAATTTTGCAGAGAGGTTGCCGATACAGTTTTTGTGCAGGAGAATGAGTCCTTCTCAAACCGGGGCGTTGTTAGAGGATTGCATTATCAGCTGCCTCCTGCTGCCCAGTCAAAGCTCATTAGAGTTGTTACCGGAAAAATTCTGGATGTGGCGGTTGATATAAGAAGAGGATCTCCAACATTTGGAAGGCATATAATAACAGAGCTCTCATCTGAAAATAAATGCCAGCTTTTTATTCCCAAGGGATTTGCCCACGGCTTCTCTGTTCTGGAGGACAACACAATTGTTCAGTACAAGACCGATAACTACTACTCTCCGGAGAATGAAGCGGCTCTGTTGTGGAGTGATCCTGCACTGGGAATAGACTGGGGATTGGAACATGAAGAGATTATTCTGAGCGAAAAGGATAAAAATCATCCACCTCTCTCAGATGCAAAATTATTTGACTACAATACAAAATTGTACTGA
- the rfbA gene encoding glucose-1-phosphate thymidylyltransferase RfbA, with the protein MKGIVLAGGSGTRLYPITKGVSKQLLPIYDKPMVYYPISVLMLAGIREILIISTPDDLPGFRRLLGDGSDYGVRFEYAEQPSPDGLAQAFIIGEKFIGDDSVCLVLGDNIFYGQYFVKMLKEAVRASEKDGDASVFGYWVNDPERYGVAEVNDKGLVISIEEKPKEPKSNYAVVGLYFYPNRVVEIAKSIKPSARGELEITTVNQEFLKMERLKLHTLGRGFAWLDTGTHDSLSEASTFIEVIEKRTGLKVACLEEIAYNYGWIDAERLRQIAKPMIKNQYGQYLDKMAGER; encoded by the coding sequence ATGAAAGGAATTGTTTTAGCAGGGGGGTCGGGAACCAGGCTGTACCCAATAACAAAGGGTGTCTCTAAACAGCTGCTTCCCATTTATGATAAACCAATGGTTTACTACCCTATTTCGGTATTGATGCTTGCGGGTATAAGGGAGATTCTGATTATCTCCACCCCTGATGATCTTCCCGGTTTCAGGAGGCTCCTGGGTGACGGAAGTGATTATGGAGTAAGGTTTGAATATGCAGAACAGCCATCACCTGACGGGCTTGCTCAGGCATTTATAATTGGAGAGAAATTTATTGGAGATGATTCGGTCTGCCTGGTACTTGGAGACAATATTTTCTATGGTCAGTACTTTGTCAAAATGCTTAAAGAGGCTGTAAGAGCTTCAGAGAAGGATGGAGATGCATCGGTATTTGGATACTGGGTTAATGACCCTGAGCGTTACGGAGTTGCAGAAGTTAATGACAAGGGTCTGGTTATAAGTATAGAAGAGAAACCAAAGGAGCCTAAGAGCAATTATGCTGTTGTGGGGCTCTATTTTTACCCAAACAGAGTTGTTGAGATTGCAAAATCAATAAAACCATCGGCCAGGGGGGAGCTTGAGATTACAACAGTAAATCAGGAGTTCCTTAAAATGGAGAGGCTTAAGTTACACACTCTGGGACGGGGTTTCGCCTGGCTTGACACGGGGACTCACGACTCACTCTCTGAAGCTTCAACTTTTATTGAAGTTATTGAGAAGAGGACGGGTCTAAAGGTTGCCTGCCTTGAGGAGATTGCCTACAATTACGGATGGATTGATGCAGAGAGGCTCAGACAAATTGCAAAGCCAATGATAAAAAATCAGTATGGTCAGTATCTTGACAAAATGGCCGGGGAGAGATAA
- the sucC gene encoding ADP-forming succinate--CoA ligase subunit beta — protein MKIHEYQGKELFDRMGIPTAKGKVCRSVSEVLSAYEELGLERAVVKAQVLTGGRGKAGGIKIGNNRAEIEAAAKAILGMEIKGLIVDRVMVAEAVEIAAEFYFSFAVDRNAKSVVMILSREGGVEIEEVAAKTPEKIHKIPIFPFVGIPDFLAKKAAAMLFDEWSLVNQGYKMIQNLYKLMVATDASLVEVNPLVVTKDGRLIALDAKLNFDDNALFRQPEIESLYEPDEEEKRELEAKSNGFSFVHLGGEIGCMVNGAGLAMATMDLIKLYGGKPANFLDIGGSSNPRKVIEAMKLLLSDKEVKVVLINIFGGITRCDDVARGLISAFNEIKTEIPIVIRLTGTNEKEGREMLKGTPFHSAETMGEAIKRAVELV, from the coding sequence ATGAAGATTCACGAGTATCAAGGTAAGGAGCTTTTTGACAGAATGGGTATTCCCACTGCAAAGGGCAAGGTGTGCAGGAGCGTCAGTGAGGTGCTCTCTGCTTATGAAGAGCTGGGGCTTGAGAGAGCCGTGGTGAAGGCACAGGTCCTCACCGGTGGACGGGGCAAGGCCGGCGGAATCAAAATTGGAAACAACAGGGCTGAGATTGAGGCGGCTGCAAAGGCTATCCTTGGTATGGAGATCAAGGGGCTTATTGTGGACAGGGTAATGGTGGCTGAGGCTGTTGAAATTGCTGCTGAGTTTTACTTCAGTTTTGCTGTTGACAGAAATGCAAAGAGTGTTGTAATGATTTTAAGCCGGGAGGGTGGTGTTGAGATTGAAGAAGTTGCGGCAAAAACTCCTGAGAAGATTCACAAAATTCCAATTTTCCCTTTTGTAGGTATTCCTGATTTTCTTGCTAAAAAGGCTGCAGCGATGTTGTTTGATGAATGGAGTCTTGTTAATCAGGGGTACAAAATGATTCAGAATCTATACAAACTCATGGTTGCTACTGATGCCTCGCTTGTAGAGGTGAATCCGCTTGTTGTTACTAAGGATGGGAGGCTTATTGCCCTTGACGCAAAACTAAACTTTGACGATAATGCCCTCTTCCGTCAACCGGAGATTGAGTCTCTTTATGAGCCCGATGAGGAGGAGAAGAGAGAGCTTGAGGCTAAGTCAAATGGTTTCAGTTTTGTCCATCTGGGTGGAGAGATAGGCTGTATGGTAAACGGAGCGGGACTGGCTATGGCTACAATGGACCTTATTAAGCTATACGGCGGAAAGCCTGCAAACTTTCTTGATATCGGCGGCAGTTCAAACCCCCGGAAGGTAATTGAGGCTATGAAGCTGCTCCTCTCGGATAAAGAGGTAAAGGTGGTTCTTATAAATATATTCGGCGGTATCACCAGATGCGACGATGTGGCGAGAGGACTGATATCGGCCTTTAATGAGATAAAAACCGAAATTCCTATAGTTATCCGCCTCACCGGCACCAATGAGAAAGAGGGTCGGGAGATGTTAAAAGGGACTCCTTTCCACTCTGCCGAGACAATGGGAGAGGCAATAAAAAGAGCGGTGGAGCTGGTGTAA
- the ahcY gene encoding adenosylhomocysteinase: MRAKEYKVADISLAEFGRKEIEIAEKEMPGLMAVRKKFGKSKPLAGARVMGSLHMTIQTAVLIETLNELGADVRWCSCNIYSTQDHAAAAIAEAGTPVFAWKGETLEEYWWCTERALDFGNGLGPNLIVDDGGDATLMIHRGYDAESNASVLDGKADTQDEQELNKILKKILADTPKRWSAIAPEIKGVSEETTTGVHRLYQMLEQGKLLFPAFNVNDSVTKSKFDNLYGCRESLADGIKRATDVMIAGKVVVVCGYGDVGKGCARSMKGYGARVIVTEIDPICALQAAMEGFEVKRVEDTLSEGNIFVTTTGNKDIITAEHMAGMKDQAIVCNIGHFDDEIQVARLEQWPGIKRLNIKPQVDKYTYPDGHSIFLLAQGRLVNLGCATGHPSFVMSNSFTNQTLAQIELWSKKYELGVYMLPKHLDEEVARLHLEQLGVKLTVLTQDQAAYIGVPVDGPFKPEHYRY; encoded by the coding sequence ATGAGAGCAAAAGAGTATAAAGTAGCCGATATCTCCCTTGCGGAGTTTGGCAGAAAAGAGATAGAGATAGCAGAAAAGGAGATGCCGGGCTTGATGGCTGTAAGAAAAAAATTCGGCAAATCTAAGCCTCTTGCAGGTGCCAGGGTGATGGGTTCTCTCCATATGACAATACAAACTGCTGTTCTAATTGAGACACTTAATGAGCTTGGAGCAGATGTACGCTGGTGCAGCTGTAATATTTACTCCACCCAGGATCACGCAGCTGCTGCAATTGCAGAGGCAGGAACTCCTGTTTTTGCCTGGAAGGGTGAGACTCTTGAGGAGTACTGGTGGTGTACAGAGAGGGCTCTCGACTTTGGAAATGGTCTTGGTCCAAATCTTATTGTTGATGACGGAGGGGATGCAACTCTTATGATACACAGAGGGTACGATGCAGAGAGCAACGCCTCTGTACTTGATGGCAAAGCCGATACTCAGGATGAGCAGGAGCTTAACAAAATCCTTAAAAAAATTCTTGCTGATACTCCAAAGAGATGGAGTGCAATTGCCCCTGAAATTAAAGGGGTATCTGAAGAGACAACAACCGGCGTGCACAGACTATACCAGATGCTGGAGCAGGGGAAACTTCTCTTCCCTGCATTTAATGTAAATGACTCTGTAACAAAATCAAAATTTGACAACCTTTATGGATGCCGTGAATCGCTTGCTGATGGGATCAAAAGGGCTACAGATGTAATGATTGCAGGTAAGGTTGTTGTAGTGTGCGGATATGGTGATGTGGGAAAGGGTTGTGCCCGGTCTATGAAGGGTTACGGGGCAAGGGTTATTGTTACAGAAATTGACCCTATTTGTGCTCTTCAGGCTGCAATGGAGGGTTTTGAGGTTAAAAGAGTTGAGGATACACTCTCTGAAGGGAATATTTTTGTCACTACTACCGGAAACAAGGATATAATCACTGCCGAACATATGGCAGGGATGAAGGATCAGGCAATTGTCTGCAATATCGGCCACTTTGATGACGAGATTCAGGTTGCCCGCCTTGAGCAGTGGCCTGGTATCAAGCGCCTGAACATCAAACCTCAGGTTGATAAATATACATACCCGGATGGTCACTCAATTTTTCTGCTTGCTCAGGGAAGGCTTGTGAACCTTGGTTGTGCCACCGGCCACCCATCGTTTGTTATGAGTAATTCATTTACAAACCAAACGCTTGCACAAATTGAACTTTGGTCTAAAAAATATGAGCTTGGTGTATATATGCTTCCTAAACATCTTGATGAGGAGGTGGCTCGCCTGCACCTGGAGCAACTTGGAGTTAAACTCACAGTACTAACTCAGGATCAGGCTGCCTATATAGGTGTTCCTGTGGATGGACCATTCAAGCCCGAGCATTACAGATACTAA
- a CDS encoding MFS transporter yields the protein MENIENRWRRTFAFIWTGQLFSTLSSSMVSFAVIFWLSIETGSAEVLAFATIASLLPQLVLGLFTGVLVDRWNRKRTMIIADLYIALMTLVMAMIFYLGHGEVSVGILYLLLALRSIGSSFHMPALEASIPLLAPKDKLMKVAGVNNMIFSMSSIAAPAIAALFVANLNIVWVLLFDVFGAAIASSSLLFVKIPNPQKSIVLHKEAEEFRRFFRELGVALQEIRLRPGLMWMFIFTVFASLAMVPVSTLFPLMTLQHFAGDTYMMSVVEVAWGIGMLAGGGLMSLDRFNFNRVMLINAMYVILGVTFALSGFLPQGGYHYFVIFTFTGGIAGAIFWGAFSVVLQSSLDSAVLGRIFSIHNSLIMIPAMVSLMATGFIADSIGVTNAFIIAGFMLAAIGVISSLMPQIRSFAKSQ from the coding sequence ATGGAGAATATTGAAAATCGTTGGAGAAGAACCTTTGCTTTCATTTGGACCGGACAGCTTTTCTCTACCCTGAGCAGCAGCATGGTAAGCTTTGCAGTAATTTTCTGGCTGAGCATAGAGACCGGTTCTGCAGAGGTGCTTGCTTTTGCAACTATTGCCTCTCTTCTGCCTCAGCTGGTTCTGGGTCTCTTCACAGGAGTTCTTGTGGACAGATGGAACAGAAAGAGAACTATGATAATTGCTGATCTGTACATTGCCCTTATGACTCTTGTTATGGCTATGATTTTTTACCTGGGCCACGGAGAGGTGAGTGTAGGGATTTTATACCTTTTACTTGCATTGCGATCTATCGGCAGCTCTTTTCATATGCCTGCACTTGAGGCCTCTATTCCGCTTCTAGCTCCCAAGGATAAACTGATGAAGGTTGCGGGTGTAAATAATATGATTTTTTCAATGAGCTCTATAGCTGCTCCTGCAATTGCTGCTCTCTTTGTGGCTAACCTCAATATTGTATGGGTTCTTCTTTTTGATGTGTTTGGGGCTGCAATAGCAAGCTCCTCGCTCCTCTTTGTGAAAATTCCAAATCCGCAGAAGAGCATTGTTCTCCACAAGGAGGCCGAGGAGTTCAGGCGCTTCTTCAGAGAGTTGGGTGTTGCTCTTCAAGAGATTCGTCTCAGACCGGGTTTAATGTGGATGTTTATTTTTACTGTTTTTGCGAGTCTTGCAATGGTTCCTGTCTCTACCCTTTTTCCGCTTATGACTCTTCAGCATTTTGCAGGGGATACTTATATGATGAGTGTGGTTGAGGTTGCCTGGGGTATAGGGATGCTTGCGGGTGGAGGGCTGATGAGTCTTGACAGGTTTAATTTTAATAGGGTAATGCTTATTAATGCTATGTATGTAATCCTTGGAGTGACCTTTGCGCTCTCCGGATTCCTTCCGCAAGGGGGTTATCACTATTTTGTAATCTTCACATTTACAGGGGGTATAGCCGGGGCAATATTCTGGGGGGCCTTCTCTGTTGTGTTACAGAGCTCTCTTGACAGTGCCGTGCTTGGAAGAATATTCTCAATTCACAATAGTCTTATTATGATTCCTGCAATGGTCTCTCTTATGGCAACGGGTTTTATCGCTGATTCAATTGGTGTTACAAATGCATTTATTATTGCCGGTTTTATGCTTGCGGCAATTGGTGTAATCTCTTCGTTAATGCCTCAGATAAGGTCGTTTGCAAAGAGTCAATAA
- a CDS encoding sugar phosphate nucleotidyltransferase produces the protein MDITVLIMAGGSGERFWPLSTKERPKQLLKLVDQERSLIRMTVDRILPLVSAERVFIATNAIQAEGVLEELPMIDPKNIIIEPAFRDTAAAVGFGCVVIRERFPGSTMIVLASDHLIKDEEGFREALSVAVGIADSRIVTLGIKPTHPETGYGYLECGELLQGQPARVLRFCEKPALEVAESYLESGRFLWNSGMFIFRIETMMNAFKKHLPGHSNTLEKISQLRKQSSISPEFYTQSLRELFEEFVKISLDFGIMERFEETWVIPVDIGWNDIGSFPALAEVFEANQNGTISRGAELREYNSFNNIVISEKRVALLGVKDLVVVETDDALLICSKEEAQNIKKIL, from the coding sequence ATGGACATTACTGTTCTGATAATGGCAGGCGGCTCAGGGGAGCGTTTCTGGCCGCTTAGCACAAAAGAGAGGCCCAAACAGCTTCTTAAACTCGTTGACCAGGAGAGGAGTCTGATCAGGATGACTGTTGACAGAATCCTCCCTTTGGTCTCTGCGGAAAGAGTATTCATTGCTACAAATGCCATTCAGGCCGAGGGGGTTCTTGAAGAGCTTCCTATGATTGATCCAAAAAACATTATAATTGAACCCGCTTTCAGGGACACAGCTGCCGCTGTGGGATTCGGTTGTGTTGTTATTAGAGAGAGATTTCCCGGTTCAACTATGATAGTACTTGCATCGGACCATCTGATAAAGGATGAGGAGGGTTTCAGAGAGGCTCTCTCTGTTGCTGTAGGGATTGCCGATAGCAGGATTGTGACTCTCGGCATAAAACCAACCCATCCGGAGACCGGCTACGGATATCTTGAGTGCGGAGAGCTTTTACAGGGTCAACCCGCCAGAGTTTTGAGATTTTGTGAGAAACCCGCTCTGGAAGTTGCTGAGAGTTACCTTGAAAGTGGTAGATTTTTGTGGAATAGCGGAATGTTTATCTTCCGGATTGAGACAATGATGAATGCCTTTAAAAAGCATCTTCCCGGACACTCAAACACATTGGAGAAAATTTCACAACTCCGGAAACAGAGCTCCATCTCGCCTGAATTTTATACTCAGTCGCTCAGGGAGCTTTTTGAAGAGTTTGTTAAGATCTCGCTGGATTTTGGGATAATGGAGAGGTTTGAGGAGACTTGGGTCATCCCTGTTGATATTGGATGGAATGATATTGGTTCATTCCCTGCCCTTGCGGAGGTTTTTGAGGCTAATCAGAACGGAACAATTTCAAGGGGTGCTGAGCTCAGGGAGTATAACTCATTCAATAATATAGTTATATCGGAAAAGCGTGTAGCCCTTCTGGGAGTTAAGGATCTTGTGGTGGTTGAGACCGATGATGCTCTGCTTATTTGCAGTAAAGAGGAGGCTCAGAATATTAAGAAGATCCTTTAA